The Primulina tabacum isolate GXHZ01 chromosome 16, ASM2559414v2, whole genome shotgun sequence genome window below encodes:
- the LOC142528444 gene encoding uncharacterized protein LOC142528444 — protein MGLKSELAHLIEEKDELQHRVAQLLVDEEEEPEPEELVPVPVEAVGDGEGLGNPNANQQPPPPPQGGIKFHYESLRKNRCPTFPGKASKWWETVSPAMTAAGPITWQRFRDAFLKQYFPAEVRLQNLSEFENFSQTLNMSVVDYTSRFNDLGTYAPTIMEDEVLKMHRYKKGLSSHIQSFLAVYQPTSFANLMGAAIRAETDIKRREDENKNKRPLTGQSSHGKKPFKRPNQSNGSFQGASSHPTYQELKMCSKCNSRHSGECHRHTGACFNCEKLGHRIANCPEPLKKGTKPNFDANPNKPKENKPNARVFAISQEEADDANDVVAGTIFINEMPAYVLFDSGATHSFISKRFTKKLGLTPEILAEPFRVATPTRMDWLSKNHALVDCRTKNVKLQAPNQGEVIYHGKVKKQKSLLSASQTWRAMKSGEEVYLAMINEVNEETTLALKEIPIVQDFPDVFPEELPGEIPNREVEFEINLIPDAAPISKVPY, from the exons ATGGGACTAAAGAGTGAGTTGGCCCATCTCATAGAGGAAAAGGACGAGCTCCAGCATCGAGTGGCGCAATTACTGGTAGATGAGGAGGAAGAACCAGAACCTGAAGAACTAGTGCCAGTGCCAGTGGAGGCAGTAGGAGACGGAGAG GGCTTGGGAAACCCCAATGCTAATCAGCAACCCCCACCTCCACCACAGGGCGGGATCAAGTTCCATTACGAGTCCCTCCGCAAAAATAGGTGCCCAACATTTCCAG GCAAAGCAAGTAAGTGGTGGGAAACAGTCTCTCCAGCCATGACAGCTGCCGGACCAATCACATGGCAGCGCTTTCGAGACGCATTCCTCAAGCAGTACTTTCCCGCCGAGGTCAGATTGCAGAATTTGAGTGAGTTTGAAAACTTCTCGCAAACTCTAAACATGTCAGTGGTAGATTACACCTCCCGATTCAATGACCTTGGAACCTATGCCCCGACAATCATGGAAGATGAAGTTCTGAAGATGCACAGATACAAGAAGGGATTGAGCAGCCATATTCAGTCATTCTTAGCTGTTTACCAACCTACAAGCTTTGCTAATTTAATGGGAGCAGCAATAAGAGCGGAGACAGACATCAAGCGTCGGGAGGACGAAAACAAGAATAAGCGACCTCTTACTGGACAGTCATCTCACGGGAAAAAACCATTCAAGAGACCCAATCAGTCCAATGGGTCATTCCAAGGTGCTTCGTCCCACCCAACCTACCAAGAACTAAAGATGTGTTCCAAATGTAATAGTCGTCATTCTGGGGAATGCCACAGACATACTGGGGCATGTTTCAATTGTGAGAAATTAGGGCATCGAATCGCTAATTGTCCCGAGCCATTAAAGAAAGGGACCAAGCCAAATTTTGATGCTAACCCCAACAAGCCAAAGGAGAATAAGCCCAACGCTCGTGTGTTTGCAATATCTCAAGAAGAAGCAGATGATGCAAATGATGTCGTGGCAGGTACCATTTTTATCAATGAAATGCCAGCTTATGTGTTGTTTGACAGTGGTGCTACTCATTCATTTATATCTAAAAGGTTCACTAAGAAACTAGGCCTTACACCTGAAATACTAGCCGAACCCTTTAGAGTAGCGACTCCTACTA gaatggattggttatccaAAAATCATGCATTAGTAGATTGCCGAACGAAGAATGTCAAACTTCAAGCTCCAAACCAAGGAGAGGTCATTTACCATGGCAAAGTCAAGAAACAGAAATCCCTCCTATCAGCTTCTCAGACTTGGAgagccatgaaaagtggagaagaagtttacctagcaatgATAAATGAGGTAAATGAAGAAACTACGCTTGCATTAAAAGAGATTCCAATAGTTCAAGACTTTCCagatgtctttcctgaagaactccctggaGAAATTCCGAACCGagaagtagaatttgaaatcaatttgatACCCGATGCTGCACCAATATCAAAAGTACCCTACTGA